A region of Anguilla rostrata isolate EN2019 chromosome 10, ASM1855537v3, whole genome shotgun sequence DNA encodes the following proteins:
- the anxa3a gene encoding annexin A3a produces MASVWDELDGLLDSPSSLTMETGEKGTVKSKAGFNAKEDAKALCEAIKGFGTNENILAEILARRSNAQRQEICKAYQEATGRTLVSDLEGDTAGAFERLLVGLVTPPAQYDCLEVTRAMQGPGTEESTLIEIFASRSNKQIKAFSDVYLADKGRKLTHDLKSEISGDFETALLILAEGNRDEGKTADPEKAKKDAKALYEAGEKKWGTDESKFIDILCHRSVPQLRKTLVEYKAISGKTLQQSIEGEMTGPLEDLLVAVVKCVKNVPAYLAERLRNSMKGIGTDEATLNRIMVSRSELDLLNIRAEYKKMYKCSLLSSIASDVSGVYGDCLKIICGGDD; encoded by the exons ATGGCATCTGTATGG GATGAACTGGATGGTCTTCTTGACTCTCCCTCCTCTTTGACAATGGAG aCCGGGGAGAAAGGCACCGTTAAAAGCAAAGCCGGATTCAACGCAAAGGAAGATGCCAAGGCTTTGTGTGAAGCTATCAAAGGATTTG gcacaaatgaaaatattctggCTGAAATTTTAGCCCGCAGGAGCAACGCCCAGCGCCAGGAAATCTGTAAAGCCTACCAAGAAGCAACCGGGAGG ACTCTCGTTAGCGATTTGGAAGGAGACACCGCGGGTGCATTTGAACGCCTGTTGGTTGGACTTGTCACTCCACCTGCACAGTATGACTGCCTAGAGGTCACACGTGCCATGCAA GGACCAGGCACCGAGGAGAGTACTTTAATAGAAATCTTTGCCTCAAGATccaataaacaaattaaagccTTCTCTGATGTCTATTTGGCAG ACAAAGGAAGGAAATTGACACATGACCTGAAGTCTGAAATATCAGGTGATTTTGAAACCGCGCTGCTCATCTTGGCAGAG GGAAACAGGGATGAGGGGAAGACCGCAGACCCAGAGAAAGCCAAAAAGGACGCTAAG GCCCTGTACGAGGCCGGAGAGAAGAAGTGGGGAACGGACGAAAGCAAGTTCATCGACATTCTGTGCCACAGAAGCGTACCTCAGCTGAGAAAAA CACTGGTGGAATACAAGGCAATAAGTGGGAAGACCCTTCAGCAGAGCATTGAAGGAGAAATGACCGGGCCTCTCGAGGACCTTCTGGTGGCTGTTG TGAAATGTGTTAAGAATGTCCCAGCCTACCTGGCAGAAAGACTCCGCAACAGCATGAAG GGTATCGGTACGGACGAGGCGACGCTGAACAGAATAATGGTCAGCCGCTCTGAGCTGGACCTGCTGAACATTAGGGCAGAGTACAAAAAGATGTACAAATGTTCACTGCTCTCTTCTATTGCG TCGGATGTGTCCGGTGTCTACGGGGACTGTCTCAAGATAATTTGTGGAGGCGATGACTAA